A part of Myxococcus landrumus genomic DNA contains:
- a CDS encoding PilZ domain-containing protein, whose protein sequence is MDAQLSERVSPEVGPFPGAWGGDTDMSGKIGTAMAERNNSMSDKAEDRRDSPRIPMRLKLRRAGSSADFEERDGDLSLGGCAWNGEGLEAGAQVEARFKLPILPDEVEAKGEVLHVTQGPQGPTVHVRFADMPVEAELAIARHLDDMRLASEQH, encoded by the coding sequence GTGGATGCGCAGCTTTCGGAGAGGGTGTCTCCGGAGGTGGGCCCCTTCCCGGGCGCTTGGGGCGGTGACACGGACATGAGCGGCAAGATTGGAACGGCGATGGCCGAGAGGAACAACTCGATGAGCGACAAGGCCGAGGACCGGCGCGACTCTCCCCGGATTCCCATGCGCTTGAAGTTGCGCCGGGCGGGGAGCTCGGCGGACTTCGAGGAGCGCGACGGGGACCTGTCCCTGGGGGGCTGCGCTTGGAATGGCGAGGGGTTGGAGGCCGGGGCCCAGGTGGAGGCCCGCTTCAAGCTCCCCATCCTCCCCGACGAAGTGGAGGCCAAGGGGGAGGTGCTTCATGTGACGCAAGGGCCCCAGGGGCCCACCGTGCACGTGCGCTTCGCGGACATGCCGGTGGAGGCGGAGCTGGCCATTGCCCGCCACCTGGACGACATGCGGCTGGCGAGCGAGCAGCACTGA
- a CDS encoding SDR family NAD(P)-dependent oxidoreductase — protein MSKKLAGKVALVTGGSRGIGAAAARALAAEGADVAISYVASAEKAQALVRELESRGVRAAAFQADQEVPEEAAKLIHTATKHFGRLDILVNNAGVVAQGPVDASGNDYTALDRQHRVNVAGVIAAIREAAQVMGPGGRIITVGSSITGRVGWPGMADYTSTKAAVVGYSKGAARDLGPKGITVNVVQPGFTDTDMSAGMESQKPVINAAIALGRFGRPEEVADSIVFLAGPGASYITGSVLTVDGGHGA, from the coding sequence ATGTCGAAGAAGCTCGCAGGCAAGGTGGCGCTGGTGACGGGTGGCTCACGGGGTATCGGCGCGGCGGCGGCTCGGGCGCTCGCGGCGGAAGGGGCCGACGTGGCCATCAGCTACGTCGCGTCCGCGGAGAAGGCACAGGCGCTGGTCCGGGAATTGGAGTCCCGAGGCGTCCGGGCGGCGGCGTTCCAGGCGGACCAGGAGGTGCCGGAAGAGGCGGCGAAGCTCATCCACACCGCCACGAAGCACTTCGGCCGGCTGGACATCCTGGTCAACAACGCGGGAGTCGTCGCGCAGGGGCCCGTGGACGCTTCCGGAAATGACTACACCGCGCTGGACCGGCAGCACCGCGTCAACGTCGCGGGCGTCATCGCGGCCATTCGCGAGGCGGCCCAGGTGATGGGCCCGGGCGGGCGCATCATCACCGTGGGCTCGAGCATCACCGGACGCGTGGGCTGGCCGGGAATGGCGGACTACACGTCCACGAAGGCCGCGGTGGTGGGCTACAGCAAGGGCGCGGCCCGCGACCTGGGCCCCAAGGGCATCACCGTCAACGTGGTGCAGCCGGGCTTCACGGACACGGACATGTCGGCGGGGATGGAGTCCCAGAAGCCCGTCATCAACGCGGCCATCGCCCTGGGCCGCTTCGGCCGTCCGGAAGAGGTCGCGGACAGCATCGTGTTCCTGGCCGGACCGGGGGCCTCGTACATCACGGGCTCCGTGCTCACCGTGGACGGCGGTCACGGAGCCTGA
- a CDS encoding cytidine deaminase produces MADEIPWERLFDEAIGVARRAHVPYSRFPVGAAVLYADGSVVSGCNVENATYGLTVCAERNALAAGVAQGRSQPVAVAVVANTTTPVPPCGMCRQVMAEFAGPNLPVQSRTPKGDVARYTLGELLPHAFTKDFL; encoded by the coding sequence ATGGCGGATGAGATTCCCTGGGAGCGGCTGTTCGACGAAGCCATTGGGGTCGCGCGGCGAGCGCACGTTCCGTACTCCCGTTTCCCGGTGGGCGCGGCCGTCCTCTACGCGGATGGCTCCGTGGTGTCGGGTTGCAACGTGGAGAACGCCACCTACGGCCTGACGGTCTGCGCCGAGCGCAACGCGCTGGCCGCGGGCGTGGCGCAGGGGCGCTCCCAGCCCGTGGCGGTGGCGGTGGTCGCGAACACGACGACGCCCGTGCCTCCGTGCGGGATGTGCCGGCAGGTGATGGCCGAGTTCGCGGGGCCGAACCTCCCGGTGCAAAGCCGCACCCCCAAGGGCGATGTGGCGCGCTACACGTTGGGCGAGCTGCTGCCGCACGCCTTCACCAAGGACTTTCTCTAA
- a CDS encoding SET domain-containing protein-lysine N-methyltransferase — protein MNTGEALYLHPGVKVRPCEWGYGVFTDEFIKSGELIEECRYLKVLQKHTRHPPLDDYVFQIRWSEREQQPAGDWVALVLGYGMLYNHAKEPSAAYYRAVDRDLFTFYALRDIHPGEQIFISYGEEWWDSRGQGVPP, from the coding sequence ATGAACACGGGCGAAGCGCTTTACCTCCATCCGGGCGTGAAGGTCCGGCCCTGTGAATGGGGCTACGGTGTCTTCACGGACGAATTCATCAAGAGCGGCGAACTCATCGAAGAGTGCCGCTACCTCAAGGTGCTGCAGAAGCACACGCGGCACCCTCCACTGGACGACTACGTCTTCCAGATTCGCTGGAGCGAGCGCGAGCAGCAGCCCGCGGGGGACTGGGTCGCCCTCGTCCTGGGCTACGGCATGCTCTACAACCACGCCAAGGAGCCCAGCGCCGCGTACTACCGCGCGGTGGACCGGGACCTCTTCACCTTCTACGCCCTGAGGGACATCCACCCCGGCGAGCAGATTTTCATCAGCTACGGCGAGGAGTGGTGGGACTCCCGGGGCCAGGGCGTGCCTCCCTGA
- a CDS encoding sensor histidine kinase, with amino-acid sequence MDSVLGWPHSSFDESLARAVDAQRRSVLGTGAAVRLVGAAIFLLVTTALWLSGGEDWAPYPPLLAPYVGVAGVLFAVRHRPEARWLGVVQSPVDVALVYGLQHLALPISPFPAGVAGFSLGLFALVVNLSGLTLRPVVVYGTAALASVAQGALMREAGVGWGAVVIAIVTLFLVAAVKQYSTARLRLLAGALTRAEVDRALEARRSQEVEEARRTISRMLDEEHAKNEELRALQRDKELLTQFLIHDLRSPLSALTMTLGWMEQELPPGPMHESARTGLTVTARLDRMIADLMDVPRLEQGRMTPRMAPLDVVRLLEDVRRSLEGVARARKITLDVVTPDALTLTVDEDLLTRVVENLATNALRYAPTGGRVRLESGTDAQGVWLAVRNNGPPVPRELRPRIFDKYVQGDRELDTRRGYGLGLYFSRLAAEAHGGQLSVEDAPGWSTSFVVRLPA; translated from the coding sequence GTGGACAGCGTCCTCGGTTGGCCTCACTCCTCTTTCGATGAGTCGCTGGCACGGGCGGTGGACGCCCAGCGGCGAAGCGTGCTGGGCACGGGCGCGGCCGTGCGCCTGGTCGGCGCGGCCATCTTCCTGCTCGTGACGACGGCGCTGTGGCTGTCGGGCGGTGAGGACTGGGCGCCCTACCCGCCCCTGCTCGCCCCCTACGTCGGCGTCGCGGGCGTGCTCTTCGCCGTGCGCCATCGCCCGGAGGCGCGGTGGCTGGGGGTGGTGCAGTCGCCGGTGGACGTGGCGCTCGTCTACGGGCTGCAGCACCTGGCCCTCCCCATCTCCCCGTTCCCCGCCGGCGTCGCGGGCTTCAGCCTGGGGCTCTTCGCCCTGGTGGTGAACCTGAGCGGGCTCACCCTCAGGCCCGTGGTCGTCTACGGCACCGCGGCGCTCGCGTCGGTGGCGCAGGGCGCGTTGATGCGCGAGGCGGGCGTGGGCTGGGGCGCGGTGGTCATCGCCATCGTCACGCTCTTCCTGGTGGCCGCGGTGAAGCAGTACAGCACCGCGAGGTTGCGCCTGCTCGCGGGCGCCCTCACCCGCGCGGAGGTGGACCGGGCCCTGGAGGCGCGGCGCTCCCAGGAGGTCGAAGAGGCGCGGCGCACCATCTCCCGCATGCTCGACGAGGAGCACGCGAAGAACGAGGAGCTGCGAGCGCTCCAGCGGGACAAGGAGCTGCTCACGCAGTTCCTCATCCATGACCTGCGCTCACCCCTGTCTGCGCTGACCATGACGCTCGGGTGGATGGAGCAGGAGCTCCCTCCAGGGCCGATGCATGAGTCCGCGCGCACGGGACTGACCGTCACGGCGCGGCTGGACCGGATGATTGCCGACCTGATGGATGTGCCCCGGCTCGAGCAGGGCCGGATGACACCGCGCATGGCGCCGCTGGACGTCGTCCGTTTGCTGGAGGACGTGCGGCGCTCGCTGGAAGGCGTGGCCCGCGCCCGGAAGATCACGCTGGACGTGGTGACGCCGGACGCGCTCACGCTGACCGTGGACGAGGACCTGCTCACCCGCGTGGTGGAGAACCTGGCCACCAATGCGCTGCGCTACGCGCCCACGGGAGGACGGGTGCGGCTGGAGAGCGGCACGGACGCGCAGGGGGTCTGGCTGGCGGTGCGCAACAACGGCCCGCCCGTTCCCCGCGAGCTGCGCCCGCGCATCTTCGACAAGTACGTGCAGGGAGACCGGGAGCTGGACACCCGCCGAGGCTACGGCCTGGGGCTGTACTTCTCCCGGCTCGCGGCCGAGGCCCACGGAGGCCAGCTCTCCGTGGAGGACGCGCCGGGCTGGTCCACGTCCTTCGTGGTGAGGCTGCCCGCGTAA
- a CDS encoding BMP family lipoprotein: MTLRLQVLALTALLCACSKQKEETPPSGAPASASAQQAKKPIPVGLVIDVGGRGDHSFNDAALRGLELWAAGKRYDGGKYVDVSADEVRKSLPGHLASVATTLQALPIQPVVLQSKAQEDYIPNLQLLVDRGSQLAIGNGYLLANAVRTSAQENPQARYLLIDSQVLDSQGKVLRLPNVRTVLFKEHEGSFLVGALTGLVTKSKKVGFVGGIEVPLIQRFEVGYRAGVKTTNPEAAATLMSVYTGSFNDMAAGKQVAQDLIAKGADVIFHAAGSDGIGVIQAVKEARAAGKNVYAIGVDSDQSHVAPEAILTSMMKHSDLAVYQAAKDLVDGKFTATEQNLGLKENGVAMAEVRVDFPGKAEALQKVETLRQRVVSGQIQVPSVPADLAAFQAAAP; the protein is encoded by the coding sequence ATGACGCTTCGCCTTCAGGTCCTTGCCCTCACGGCGCTCCTCTGCGCCTGTTCCAAGCAGAAGGAAGAGACGCCTCCCTCGGGCGCTCCGGCCTCCGCCTCCGCCCAGCAGGCGAAGAAGCCCATTCCCGTGGGTCTCGTCATCGACGTCGGTGGCCGAGGCGACCACTCCTTCAACGACGCCGCCCTCCGAGGCCTGGAGCTCTGGGCCGCCGGCAAGCGCTACGACGGCGGCAAGTACGTGGACGTCTCCGCCGACGAGGTCCGCAAGTCCCTGCCCGGCCACCTGGCGTCCGTCGCCACCACCCTCCAGGCGCTGCCCATCCAGCCCGTGGTCCTCCAGAGCAAGGCCCAGGAGGACTACATCCCCAACCTCCAGCTCCTGGTGGACCGGGGCTCCCAGCTCGCCATCGGCAACGGCTACCTGCTGGCCAACGCCGTGCGCACGTCCGCGCAGGAGAATCCCCAGGCGCGCTACCTGCTCATCGACAGCCAGGTGCTCGACTCCCAGGGCAAGGTGCTGCGGCTGCCCAATGTCCGCACCGTCCTCTTCAAGGAGCACGAGGGCAGCTTCCTCGTGGGCGCGCTCACGGGCCTGGTGACGAAGTCGAAGAAGGTGGGCTTCGTGGGCGGCATCGAGGTGCCCCTCATCCAGCGCTTCGAGGTGGGCTACCGGGCCGGCGTGAAGACGACCAACCCCGAGGCCGCCGCCACGCTCATGTCCGTCTACACCGGCAGCTTCAACGACATGGCCGCGGGCAAGCAGGTGGCGCAGGACCTCATCGCCAAGGGCGCGGACGTCATCTTCCACGCGGCGGGCTCGGACGGCATCGGCGTCATCCAGGCGGTGAAGGAGGCGCGCGCGGCGGGCAAGAACGTGTACGCCATTGGCGTGGACTCCGACCAGTCGCACGTCGCGCCGGAGGCCATCCTCACCTCCATGATGAAGCACTCGGACCTGGCCGTGTACCAGGCCGCCAAGGACCTGGTGGACGGCAAGTTCACCGCCACCGAGCAGAACCTGGGCCTCAAGGAGAACGGCGTGGCCATGGCGGAGGTCCGCGTGGACTTCCCCGGCAAGGCGGAGGCGCTCCAGAAGGTGGAGACGCTGCGCCAGCGCGTCGTGTCCGGTCAGATTCAGGTGCCTTCCGTCCCGGCGGACCTCGCCGCTTTCCAGGCCGCCGCCCCCTGA
- a CDS encoding ABC transporter ATP-binding protein, producing MSLDIREGELLAVVGENGAGKSSLMNVLYGLYQPDSGEVSVDGAPVRLKSPRDAIARGIGMVHQHFMLVPTLTVAENVVLGREPTRRGMLDRERAIREVSETCSKFGFALDVRARVDTLTVGSQQKVEIVKALHRGARVLVLDEPTAVLTPQESDELARVMRGLVAQGRTVVLISHKLKEVLGVADRIAVMRRGRHVAEVRPSETSASQLAALMVGETQRASSTEAHPTAPTSPPGEVLLDAKGLQARGDNGQPALRGVDLTVRAGEIVGIAGVDGNGQRELAEVLTGLRALTSGQGTLLGRKLTGLTPAEARARGVGHVPEDRLRRAVVKALSVEENVALGRHNQPPFARGPWIDFKGRRARATELLAAYDVRPPEPTLALQALSGGNQQKVVVARELDAKPRLLVVVQPTRGLDIGAVAQVHARLREARAQGAGVVLVSLDLEEVLALADRVYVLFEGRVTGEFTRPDYDERELGRRMLGAEQGHG from the coding sequence GTGTCGCTCGACATCCGCGAGGGGGAGTTGCTCGCGGTCGTGGGAGAGAATGGCGCGGGCAAGTCCAGCCTGATGAACGTCCTCTACGGGCTGTACCAACCGGACTCGGGTGAAGTGTCCGTGGACGGCGCGCCCGTGCGCCTCAAGAGTCCTCGGGACGCGATTGCCCGAGGCATCGGCATGGTGCACCAGCACTTCATGCTGGTCCCCACCCTCACGGTGGCGGAGAACGTGGTGCTCGGCCGCGAGCCCACCCGCCGAGGCATGCTTGACCGCGAGCGCGCCATCCGCGAGGTGTCCGAGACGTGCTCCAAGTTCGGCTTCGCGCTGGACGTGCGCGCCCGCGTGGACACCCTCACCGTGGGCTCGCAGCAGAAGGTGGAGATCGTCAAGGCGCTGCACCGGGGAGCCCGGGTGCTCGTGCTCGACGAGCCCACCGCCGTGCTCACGCCCCAGGAGTCCGACGAGCTGGCGCGGGTGATGCGCGGCCTGGTCGCGCAGGGGCGCACCGTGGTGCTCATCAGCCACAAGCTCAAGGAAGTGCTGGGCGTGGCGGACCGCATCGCCGTGATGCGCCGGGGTCGGCACGTCGCGGAGGTGCGTCCCTCCGAGACGTCCGCGTCACAGCTCGCCGCCCTCATGGTGGGCGAGACGCAGCGCGCCTCCAGCACCGAGGCCCATCCCACCGCGCCCACGAGTCCTCCGGGCGAGGTGTTGCTCGATGCCAAGGGACTCCAGGCCCGGGGCGACAACGGACAGCCCGCGCTGCGCGGCGTGGACCTCACGGTGCGGGCGGGCGAAATCGTCGGCATCGCGGGCGTGGACGGCAACGGACAGCGGGAGCTTGCCGAGGTGCTCACGGGCCTGCGCGCGCTGACGTCGGGCCAGGGAACGCTGCTGGGCCGCAAGCTGACGGGACTCACTCCCGCGGAGGCTCGCGCGCGAGGCGTGGGCCATGTCCCCGAGGACCGTCTGCGCCGCGCGGTGGTGAAGGCGCTGAGCGTCGAGGAGAACGTGGCGCTGGGGCGTCACAACCAGCCGCCCTTCGCTCGAGGCCCGTGGATTGATTTCAAGGGGCGCCGCGCGCGCGCCACGGAGCTGCTCGCCGCGTACGACGTGCGCCCGCCGGAGCCGACGTTGGCCCTGCAGGCCCTGTCCGGTGGCAACCAGCAGAAGGTCGTGGTGGCGCGCGAGCTGGACGCGAAGCCTCGGCTGCTGGTGGTGGTGCAGCCCACGCGCGGCCTGGACATCGGCGCGGTGGCGCAGGTGCACGCCAGGCTGCGCGAGGCCCGTGCGCAGGGCGCGGGAGTGGTGCTGGTGTCACTGGACCTGGAAGAAGTGCTGGCCCTGGCGGACCGGGTCTACGTGCTCTTCGAGGGCCGCGTGACGGGCGAGTTCACCCGTCCGGACTACGACGAGCGGGAGCTGGGACGACGCATGCTGGGAGCGGAGCAGGGCCATGGGTGA
- a CDS encoding thymidine phosphorylase: protein MQPYELIKTKRDGGRLDPADIRAFIQAYTAGTVADYQMAAMCMAVYFQGMDSRELGAWARAMLESGEVLDLSDTPAVKVDKHSTGGVGDKVSLSLAPLAAACGVPVPMISGRGLGHTGGTLDKLESIPGFDVNLSTEEYRRLVREVGCCLIGQTAQVAPADKKLYALRDVTATVDCIPLIASSIMSKKLAEGIDALVLDVKVGSGAFMKRDEDARTLAKTMIGLGAEMGRKVVALLTDMDQPLGRKVGNALEVMEAVDMLRGEAPEDYTEITYALTAEMLVLGKKAATVDEARQKLRRAVEDGSALRKLREIIQSQGGDPRSVDDYSLLPQARSTVDVVAPRTGFVTGIDTEGVGLAAVALGAGRQRVDSKIDPAVGFTLLKKVGEAVKEGEPVVRVHYNDEAPVNGVKARLLAAYRFGDAAPAPRPLVRERVE from the coding sequence GTGCAACCCTACGAGCTCATCAAGACCAAGCGGGATGGAGGCCGGCTGGACCCGGCGGACATCCGCGCCTTCATCCAGGCATATACGGCGGGGACAGTCGCGGACTACCAGATGGCGGCCATGTGCATGGCCGTCTACTTCCAGGGGATGGATTCCCGGGAGCTGGGGGCCTGGGCACGGGCCATGCTGGAGTCGGGCGAGGTGCTGGACCTGTCCGACACTCCGGCCGTGAAGGTGGACAAGCATTCGACGGGCGGGGTGGGGGACAAGGTGTCGCTCAGTCTGGCCCCCCTGGCGGCCGCGTGCGGCGTGCCGGTGCCGATGATCTCCGGCCGGGGCCTGGGCCACACCGGTGGGACGCTGGACAAGCTGGAGTCCATCCCGGGCTTCGACGTGAACCTCTCCACGGAGGAGTACCGTCGGCTGGTGCGCGAGGTGGGCTGCTGCCTGATTGGCCAGACGGCGCAGGTGGCGCCCGCGGACAAGAAGCTCTACGCGCTGCGCGATGTGACGGCGACGGTGGACTGCATCCCGCTGATTGCGTCCTCCATCATGAGCAAGAAGCTGGCGGAGGGCATCGACGCGCTGGTGCTGGACGTGAAGGTGGGCAGCGGCGCGTTCATGAAGCGCGACGAGGATGCCCGCACGCTGGCCAAGACGATGATTGGCCTGGGCGCGGAGATGGGCCGCAAGGTGGTGGCGCTCCTGACGGACATGGACCAGCCGCTGGGCCGCAAGGTGGGCAACGCGCTGGAGGTGATGGAGGCGGTGGACATGCTCCGCGGCGAGGCGCCGGAGGACTACACCGAAATCACCTACGCGCTGACCGCGGAGATGCTGGTGCTGGGCAAGAAGGCCGCCACGGTCGACGAGGCCCGCCAGAAGCTGCGCCGCGCCGTCGAGGACGGAAGCGCCCTGCGCAAGCTGCGCGAAATCATCCAGTCGCAGGGCGGTGACCCGCGCTCCGTCGATGACTACTCGCTGCTGCCCCAGGCGCGCTCCACCGTGGACGTGGTGGCGCCCCGGACGGGCTTCGTGACGGGCATCGACACGGAGGGCGTGGGCCTGGCGGCGGTGGCGCTCGGCGCGGGCCGGCAGCGGGTGGACAGCAAGATTGACCCCGCGGTGGGCTTCACCCTCCTGAAGAAGGTGGGCGAGGCGGTGAAGGAGGGCGAGCCCGTGGTGCGCGTGCACTACAACGACGAGGCCCCCGTGAATGGCGTGAAGGCCCGGCTGCTGGCGGCCTACCGCTTCGGAGACGCCGCCCCCGCTCCTCGCCCCCTGGTGCGCGAGCGCGTGGAGTAG
- a CDS encoding TetR/AcrR family transcriptional regulator has translation MKPKPAAAPVGRPRGFDADEALDRALRLFWRQGYEGTSLSDLTEELGINRPSLYAAFGNKESLFRKALDRYVERQMGLFHEAFAKPTARAAVEHLLLGLADAQTLPREPKGCITVQGALVSGADAAPVQGELAARRAAGEKALRERLEQGQRDGDVPAEVDCAELARYFTTVTQGMAVQAASGASRESLRRVARMAMLAWPT, from the coding sequence ATGAAACCCAAACCAGCAGCCGCTCCCGTCGGGCGACCGCGGGGCTTTGACGCGGACGAGGCGTTGGACCGCGCGCTGCGCCTGTTCTGGCGCCAGGGGTACGAGGGCACCTCGTTGTCGGACCTGACGGAGGAGCTCGGCATCAACCGCCCCAGCCTCTATGCGGCGTTCGGCAACAAGGAGTCGCTGTTCCGCAAGGCGTTGGACCGCTACGTGGAGCGGCAGATGGGCCTCTTCCATGAGGCCTTCGCCAAGCCGACGGCCCGGGCCGCCGTCGAGCACTTGTTGCTGGGCCTGGCGGATGCGCAGACGCTGCCCCGGGAGCCCAAGGGCTGCATCACCGTGCAGGGCGCGCTGGTGAGCGGGGCGGACGCGGCCCCCGTCCAGGGGGAGCTGGCGGCGAGGCGGGCCGCCGGGGAGAAGGCCCTGCGCGAACGGCTGGAGCAGGGGCAGCGCGACGGGGATGTGCCCGCCGAGGTCGACTGCGCGGAGCTGGCCCGCTACTTCACCACCGTGACGCAGGGCATGGCGGTCCAGGCCGCCAGCGGCGCCAGCCGGGAGTCGCTGCGGCGCGTGGCCCGGATGGCCATGCTGGCCTGGCCGACGTGA
- a CDS encoding 5'-deoxyadenosine deaminase, whose product MDLLLTGGTVVTMNREREVLVDADVLIQDGRIAKVGRGLKPRGTRRVVDVTGKMVLPGLIHGHLHACQTLFRGRADSRELLDWLRECIWPYEASHDAASMRASADLTFAELIRSGATAALDMGSVHHYDAVFESARDSGFRLVGGKAMMDTGMGVPAGLLESTAESLAHSLALLERWHNTHDGRLRYAFAPRFVLTCTPELLREVVKLSREHGVRIHTHASENAKETEAVRQYTGGRDNVDYFHTVGLMGQHVTLAHCVWLSEEEQSLLRETRTVVCHCPGSNLKLASGIAKVPELLEAGVPVALGSDGAPCNNTLDIFHEMRLAAVLHNPRVGPCAMTPMRVLEMATLHGARALGLEDEVGSLEVGKRADITVVDVSGLHAGPTAEDPLSPLVHSARASDVTHVFIDGQAVLKDGVLTTLDAASVMANAKSNVDRILGRRQRARG is encoded by the coding sequence GTGGATCTGCTTCTAACCGGCGGTACCGTGGTGACGATGAACCGCGAGCGGGAAGTGCTCGTGGACGCGGATGTGCTCATCCAGGATGGGCGCATCGCGAAGGTGGGCAGGGGCCTGAAGCCCCGGGGCACGCGGCGCGTGGTGGATGTGACGGGCAAGATGGTGCTGCCCGGCCTCATCCATGGCCACCTGCACGCGTGTCAGACGTTGTTCCGAGGCCGCGCGGACAGTCGGGAGCTGCTCGACTGGCTGCGTGAGTGCATCTGGCCCTACGAGGCATCGCACGACGCGGCCTCGATGCGCGCCTCGGCCGACTTGACCTTCGCGGAGTTGATTCGCTCGGGCGCCACGGCGGCGCTCGACATGGGCAGCGTGCATCACTACGACGCTGTCTTCGAGTCCGCGCGGGACTCCGGCTTCCGGCTGGTGGGCGGCAAGGCGATGATGGACACGGGCATGGGTGTGCCCGCGGGACTGCTCGAGTCCACCGCCGAGTCGCTGGCCCACAGCCTGGCGCTCCTGGAACGCTGGCACAACACGCACGACGGGCGGCTGCGCTACGCGTTCGCTCCCCGCTTCGTGTTGACGTGTACGCCGGAGCTCCTGCGGGAGGTGGTGAAGCTCTCGCGCGAGCACGGGGTGCGCATCCACACGCACGCGAGCGAGAACGCCAAGGAGACGGAAGCGGTGCGCCAGTACACGGGCGGCCGGGACAACGTCGACTACTTCCACACCGTGGGGTTGATGGGGCAGCACGTGACGCTGGCCCACTGCGTGTGGCTGTCCGAGGAGGAGCAGTCGCTCCTGCGCGAGACGCGCACCGTGGTGTGTCACTGCCCGGGCTCCAACCTCAAGCTCGCGTCGGGCATCGCCAAGGTGCCGGAGCTCCTGGAGGCGGGAGTGCCGGTGGCGCTGGGCTCGGATGGCGCGCCCTGCAACAACACGCTCGACATCTTCCATGAGATGCGGCTCGCGGCGGTGCTGCACAACCCTCGCGTGGGGCCGTGCGCCATGACGCCCATGCGCGTGCTGGAGATGGCCACGCTGCACGGCGCCCGCGCGCTGGGGCTCGAGGACGAAGTGGGCTCGCTCGAGGTCGGCAAGCGCGCCGACATCACCGTGGTGGACGTGAGCGGCCTGCACGCGGGCCCCACGGCGGAGGACCCCCTCTCGCCGCTGGTGCACTCGGCGCGCGCCAGCGACGTCACGCACGTCTTCATCGACGGGCAGGCGGTGCTGAAGGACGGCGTGCTCACCACGCTGGACGCGGCATCGGTGATGGCCAACGCGAAGTCCAACGTGGACCGCATCCTGGGCCGTCGTCAGCGCGCTCGCGGCTGA